In a single window of the Rhopalosiphum padi isolate XX-2018 chromosome 1, ASM2088224v1, whole genome shotgun sequence genome:
- the LOC132931914 gene encoding uncharacterized protein LOC132931914 produces the protein MYFSHFFNIVLLSSMLSVIFIPNIGGSEDGKKSKSPRALETRNAGGDDDADSLNQRDNLEDDDEETTKVPPGFLSPSVREYLELGRSIPGKPGTDYPVLAVVPYTDFYCDDQPYPGFFADVDTRCQAWHYCDIDGRQASFLCPNGTQFSQAVFVCDWWFNVRCDLSKELYHINERLYRTTPRPDRPHRVLTKELLDQIFL, from the exons atgtatttttcacatttttttaatatagttttattaagttCGATGCTCTCGGTCATCTTCATACCAAATATTG GTGGTTCGGAAGATGGCAAAAAATCGAAGAGCCCCCGAGCGTTGGAGACACGAAACGCCGGAGGAGACGACGATGCAGACAGTTTGAACCAAAGAGATAACCTCGAGGACGATGATGAGGAAACGACCAAAGTACCACCGGGATTTCTGAGTCCGTCAGTGAGGGAATACTTGGAACTAGGAAGGTCAATTCCAG GCAAGCCGGGCACGGACTATCCCGTGCTGGCCGTGGTGCCGTACACGGACTTCTATTGCGACGACCAGCCGTATCCGGGATTCTTCGCGGACGTGGACACCAGGTGTCAGGCGTGGCACTATTGCGACATCGACGGCCGGCAAGCGTCGTTCCTGTGCCCGAACGGCACACAGTTCAGCCAGGCCGTGTTCGTGTGCGACTGGTGGTTTAACGTGCGGTGCGACCTCAGTAAGGAGCTGTACCACATCAACGAACGGCTGTACCGGACCACACCGCGACCGGACAGGCCGCACAGGGTGCTTACCAAGGAGCTGCTCGACCAGATATTCCTCTGA